In Algihabitans albus, the following are encoded in one genomic region:
- a CDS encoding SDR family NAD(P)-dependent oxidoreductase yields MSEHFKGKTALITGATTGMGRAVALALAKHGAKVVIAARREKQGAEAVAEVEAVGGQGLFVRTDVTIEAEAKAMVDQTLEHFGQLHFVFNNAGSGVNTPITEMTTAEWDQDIAVNLTGTFYGLKAQMAVMKAEGGSIVNMSSQTATFASPGYGAYAAAKAGVEALTRVAAIEGAEKNIRVNTVAPGVINTDILRTVPPELLEVLKSRIPMKRPGEISEVAELVLFLLSPASSFITGQNILIEGGFTKGLSF; encoded by the coding sequence ATGTCTGAACACTTTAAAGGAAAGACCGCCCTAATAACCGGCGCCACCACCGGTATGGGACGCGCCGTGGCGCTCGCGCTCGCGAAACATGGCGCTAAAGTCGTCATCGCTGCGCGCCGCGAAAAGCAAGGCGCGGAGGCTGTAGCGGAAGTCGAGGCCGTTGGCGGTCAGGGGCTATTCGTGCGCACCGACGTCACAATCGAGGCAGAAGCGAAAGCCATGGTCGATCAGACCCTGGAACATTTTGGTCAGCTACATTTCGTGTTCAACAACGCTGGTTCGGGCGTGAACACACCGATCACCGAAATGACGACGGCAGAGTGGGACCAAGACATCGCGGTCAATCTAACGGGGACATTTTATGGCCTCAAAGCGCAGATGGCGGTGATGAAGGCCGAAGGCGGTTCCATCGTCAACATGAGTTCGCAAACGGCAACCTTTGCCTCACCGGGTTACGGCGCCTACGCCGCTGCGAAAGCGGGCGTCGAGGCGCTAACGCGTGTCGCTGCAATCGAGGGCGCAGAGAAGAATATCCGTGTCAATACGGTCGCACCTGGCGTCATCAACACGGACATTTTGAGGACAGTGCCGCCTGAGCTTCTTGAGGTGCTGAAATCCCGCATACCAATGAAAAGACCTGGCGAGATCAGCGAGGTTGCTGAGCTGGTACTGTTTCTGCTGTCGCCAGCTTCAAGTTTTATCACCGGACAGAACATCCTCATTGAGGGCGGTTTCACCAAGGGCCTGAGCTTCTAG
- a CDS encoding Rossmann-fold NAD(P)-binding domain-containing protein, with protein MNVEHATLRPTIFMQHFLIVPGLYERGDDAFYLPSRDAKLAMIDCRDIAFAASDLLLRPASKLPTEPVYLTGPKLLSGEDMRARLSWASGRPLKWIKDREAFADHSRATGSPLEIGGVYEAAATGAFAEVRTDRFEALFQRRPTSFAKFALDHTAHFKAH; from the coding sequence ATGAATGTCGAACACGCGACCCTGCGTCCGACCATCTTTATGCAACACTTCCTTATTGTTCCCGGGCTTTATGAGAGGGGAGACGACGCGTTTTATCTCCCATCTCGTGATGCGAAGTTGGCGATGATCGACTGTCGCGATATCGCCTTTGCAGCCTCTGATCTCTTATTGCGCCCTGCGTCGAAACTTCCCACCGAACCAGTTTATCTGACCGGGCCGAAGTTATTATCGGGGGAAGACATGCGCGCGCGTCTCAGTTGGGCCTCAGGCCGACCGCTCAAATGGATAAAAGACCGTGAAGCTTTTGCCGATCATTCAAGAGCGACTGGATCGCCCCTTGAAATAGGCGGCGTCTATGAAGCCGCAGCGACCGGCGCGTTCGCTGAGGTCCGCACCGATCGGTTCGAAGCGCTGTTCCAGCGCCGACCGACAAGCTTTGCAAAGTTCGCACTCGATCACACCGCGCATTTTAAAGCGCACTAA
- a CDS encoding antibiotic biosynthesis monooxygenase, whose protein sequence is MKFAKKLLAVTDGERRVGPEFSMTRFDLHQNRSNPSQFLLYETWTTKSGFDEYHRAHRPPELSSFLEEASELLTKAPEDVSQQWTMISAPYENHATIAATSFLDALTASDADTIAGMWTEDALLEFPFAPEGFPESVEGQPAIEKYFRDALAIVTPIGYPNRVVTPLADPSACVIEFDSKLTVGDDPTVQENSYITIVRVRDGKIALFKEHYDSVKRVAGFPSADEVTGDNADTHTVTVSLNARPGAGDELATLMREVSARAAKDPGCQYYRVFRSHDDHAAFTIFEAWDREVDFNAHMAADWVVEVNRKLAPLLDGPITAQPLSELS, encoded by the coding sequence ATGAAGTTCGCAAAAAAACTACTTGCGGTTACTGATGGTGAGCGTCGTGTTGGACCGGAGTTCAGTATGACCCGCTTCGATCTTCATCAGAATAGGAGTAACCCGTCACAGTTCCTGCTGTATGAAACCTGGACGACGAAATCGGGTTTCGACGAATACCACCGAGCGCATCGCCCGCCCGAGCTCTCTTCATTCCTTGAAGAAGCAAGCGAACTTCTGACCAAGGCGCCGGAAGATGTCTCCCAGCAGTGGACGATGATCAGCGCACCCTATGAGAACCATGCAACGATTGCAGCGACTTCCTTTCTCGATGCTTTGACCGCTTCGGACGCTGACACTATCGCCGGCATGTGGACGGAAGATGCTCTTCTGGAGTTTCCGTTCGCACCAGAGGGTTTTCCGGAGAGTGTTGAAGGGCAGCCCGCAATTGAGAAATACTTCCGCGATGCACTGGCGATCGTCACTCCGATTGGTTATCCGAATCGCGTTGTCACACCTTTGGCTGATCCAAGCGCCTGTGTCATCGAGTTCGACAGCAAGCTGACTGTCGGCGATGATCCAACCGTTCAGGAAAACAGTTACATTACCATCGTTCGGGTGCGTGACGGCAAGATCGCGTTATTCAAGGAACACTACGACTCCGTAAAACGAGTTGCAGGCTTTCCGTCAGCCGATGAGGTGACGGGAGATAATGCGGACACCCACACGGTTACGGTCAGTCTTAACGCCCGTCCTGGCGCTGGGGATGAACTCGCCACACTGATGCGCGAAGTCAGCGCTCGCGCCGCTAAAGACCCTGGCTGTCAGTATTACCGGGTGTTCCGCTCGCATGACGATCACGCGGCGTTCACAATCTTCGAAGCGTGGGACCGTGAAGTGGATTTCAACGCGCACATGGCGGCGGATTGGGTCGTCGAGGTCAATAGGAAGCTAGCGCCGCTTTTAGACGGGCCGATCACTGCGCAGCCCCTCTCAGAACTATCGTAG
- a CDS encoding glucose 1-dehydrogenase codes for MGLIKKDKEMTSMQGKVALITGGSSGIGQASAVAFAKEGVKTVITGRSTAGLEETASKVKAAGGETTVFQVDIADTSVIEKLADDSAAAYGRLDYVINSAGTQGEVNVVADQRLESFEEVFATNVRGTFLVMKYTIPHLLKQGGGAIVNLSSGGGLVGVPGASVYCASKHAVMGLTKVAAIDYAKQGIRVNAVNPGGVDTPMLRKFFESIQDEDERKAARASFDASHPIGRAGRADEVADAVVFLCSPRASNIVGIALSVDGGYVAN; via the coding sequence GTGGGGCTGATCAAAAAGGACAAGGAAATGACTTCAATGCAAGGCAAGGTCGCACTGATTACCGGCGGAAGCTCAGGGATCGGTCAGGCGAGCGCGGTAGCATTCGCGAAGGAAGGCGTGAAAACCGTCATCACGGGGCGGAGCACCGCAGGGCTTGAGGAAACAGCATCGAAAGTGAAAGCCGCCGGCGGAGAGACGACAGTATTTCAAGTAGATATTGCCGACACGAGCGTCATTGAAAAACTCGCCGATGACAGCGCTGCGGCCTATGGCCGACTTGACTATGTGATCAACAGCGCTGGCACTCAGGGTGAAGTCAACGTCGTCGCCGACCAGCGTCTTGAGAGCTTTGAGGAGGTCTTCGCAACCAATGTCCGCGGGACTTTCCTCGTGATGAAATACACCATTCCCCATCTTCTGAAGCAGGGCGGCGGTGCTATCGTCAACCTTTCTTCTGGCGGCGGCTTAGTCGGCGTGCCAGGTGCCTCAGTATACTGTGCGTCCAAGCATGCAGTTATGGGCCTGACAAAGGTTGCGGCCATCGATTACGCCAAGCAGGGTATTCGGGTAAACGCTGTTAATCCGGGCGGAGTTGACACTCCAATGCTACGGAAATTCTTCGAATCCATACAGGACGAGGATGAGCGGAAGGCCGCAAGAGCCAGTTTTGATGCGTCCCATCCGATTGGCAGAGCCGGTAGGGCCGACGAGGTCGCAGACGCAGTCGTTTTTCTCTGTTCGCCTAGAGCTTCCAACATCGTTGGCATCGCGCTGTCCGTGGACGGCGGCTACGTCGCCAACTGA
- a CDS encoding recombinase family protein: protein MLGYARVSTADQDLGGQVARLKDAGAIRVFDDVVSGKQFDRPGLSSLLDHARPGDSLAITRLDRLGRSLKELLETVEDLKARDIRLISIEERIDTTSAAGELIFHVFGAIAYFRRRLISERT, encoded by the coding sequence ATGCTCGGCTACGCGCGGGTCTCGACTGCAGATCAAGACCTCGGCGGCCAAGTCGCCCGCCTCAAAGATGCCGGGGCCATCCGCGTGTTCGACGATGTCGTTTCAGGCAAGCAGTTTGACCGCCCCGGCCTGTCGTCACTGCTCGACCACGCCCGCCCAGGGGATAGCTTGGCCATCACCCGGCTGGATCGCCTGGGGCGCTCGCTCAAGGAACTCCTTGAAACCGTCGAAGATCTGAAAGCCCGTGACATTAGATTGATCAGCATCGAAGAGCGGATCGATACCACATCCGCAGCAGGCGAGTTGATTTTCCATGTCTTTGGAGCCATCGCCTACTTTAGGCGCCGTCTGATCTCGGAACGAACCTGA
- a CDS encoding NUDIX hydrolase, which translates to MLPVKSLSVSIFILRPHEDETKVLLLRRTRYLAGLWCQIAGGIEAGEKAWQTAIREVREETGIELTEIWSADILEQFYEANKECITLVPVFVSTVPVDTTVTLNDEHDAYEWVSFEQADAMLSFPGQQKVLAAVKAEFVDKEPNPHLKIEMNS; encoded by the coding sequence ATGCTCCCAGTTAAAAGTCTCAGCGTATCGATTTTCATCCTCAGACCCCATGAAGATGAGACAAAAGTGCTGCTTCTCCGCCGCACCAGGTACTTGGCGGGCCTGTGGTGCCAAATTGCAGGTGGCATCGAAGCCGGAGAGAAAGCGTGGCAAACCGCGATACGCGAGGTTCGCGAGGAGACCGGCATTGAGCTGACGGAAATCTGGTCAGCAGACATCCTGGAGCAATTCTACGAAGCGAACAAAGAGTGCATCACCTTGGTGCCCGTGTTCGTCAGCACAGTACCCGTAGATACCACCGTCACGTTGAACGACGAACATGACGCCTATGAATGGGTAAGCTTTGAGCAGGCCGACGCCATGCTCAGCTTCCCTGGCCAGCAAAAAGTCCTAGCAGCCGTGAAAGCCGAGTTCGTCGATAAAGAACCAAACCCGCATCTGAAAATTGAGATGAATAGCTAG